The following are encoded in a window of Streptomyces sp. 11x1 genomic DNA:
- a CDS encoding response regulator transcription factor, with protein MTTPVPSAPSTPSPAASAAPTARLLLVDDEEGIRSMLTMALEFLGYQVTSAATGRQALQAVTRYDPDLILLDVNLPDLSGFDVCRNLRDRGNAVPVLFLTGLGGVDDRVRGLDMGGDDFVTKPFELKEIAARVRALLRRAGGGHSAPDGNRNRLRAGAVQLDADAHQVWADGHPVDLTTTEFALLRYLMENPGRVLSRRQIQERVWNHRDEGSGVVDTYIYYLRRKLGEPGQSLIRTVRGVGYQLCAN; from the coding sequence ATGACCACGCCTGTGCCCTCCGCTCCCTCCACACCCTCACCAGCGGCTTCGGCCGCCCCGACCGCGCGGCTCCTCCTCGTCGACGACGAGGAGGGGATCCGCTCCATGCTGACGATGGCGCTGGAGTTCCTCGGCTATCAGGTGACCTCCGCGGCCACCGGCCGCCAGGCCCTGCAGGCCGTCACCCGTTACGACCCCGATCTGATCCTCCTCGACGTCAACCTGCCCGACCTGAGCGGTTTCGACGTGTGCCGGAACCTGCGCGACCGGGGCAACGCGGTCCCTGTGCTGTTCCTCACCGGGCTCGGCGGGGTCGACGACCGGGTGCGCGGGCTGGACATGGGCGGGGACGACTTCGTCACCAAGCCGTTCGAACTGAAGGAGATCGCCGCCCGGGTCCGCGCCCTGTTGCGCCGGGCCGGCGGCGGCCACTCCGCGCCCGACGGCAACCGCAACCGCCTTCGCGCCGGCGCGGTCCAACTGGACGCCGACGCCCACCAGGTCTGGGCCGACGGCCACCCCGTCGACCTCACCACCACCGAGTTCGCCCTGCTGCGCTACCTCATGGAGAACCCCGGGCGCGTCCTGTCCCGGCGCCAGATCCAGGAACGGGTCTGGAACCACCGTGACGAGGGGTCCGGCGTCGTCGACACGTACATCTACTACCTGCGCCGCAAACTGGGCGAGCCGGGTCAGTCCCTCATACGAACGGTCAGAGGAGTGGGCTACCAACTGTGCGCCAACTGA
- a CDS encoding HAMP domain-containing sensor histidine kinase, translated as MSGFTGLGESIRAVGLLAPGDACSRPLPGRPLPPVEQPIRPHRTGRRTVGFWLIATIATLGAVAALSAHTLAQHLTARTDQEIARASAFDGAIAPSPTPALDKNGLVLVLDMRGRVVARHPGGDDLPAFPVLTADRLKAYATRSAPSAFGESYRAKVVRTAEVGRDHQGGYVVTARSTAADRRAVERLLQVETAAALPLLATVLIGARRLGRREVRERQDTERRLREFMAAAGHELRNPLTTISGYAELARLGDAGHEAMRQEALGRITTEVGRMSTLIDELVLLTRLDFGQPLRLTCVDLAQLCRDAVCAARDCHPDRPVRLLLAPGDHTVTGDPLRLHQLVANLLANARVHTPPGTTTTLGLGTEDGHRVIEVLDDGPGIPDELRARLFDPFVRGEETRAAGSGLGLSIVAAIAAAHGGVVTLEPSEPSHRGAWFRVRIPAPS; from the coding sequence ATGAGTGGGTTCACCGGGCTGGGGGAGAGCATCCGGGCGGTCGGGCTGCTCGCGCCGGGTGACGCATGCTCCCGGCCCCTCCCCGGCCGCCCGCTCCCGCCCGTCGAGCAGCCGATCCGCCCCCACCGCACCGGCCGACGCACCGTCGGCTTCTGGCTGATCGCCACGATCGCGACCCTGGGCGCCGTCGCCGCCCTCTCCGCCCACACCCTCGCCCAGCACCTCACGGCCCGCACCGACCAGGAAATAGCAAGAGCCAGCGCCTTCGACGGCGCGATCGCCCCGAGTCCGACCCCGGCCCTCGACAAGAACGGGCTCGTGCTCGTGCTCGATATGCGCGGGCGGGTCGTCGCGCGTCACCCCGGGGGCGACGATCTGCCCGCGTTTCCGGTGCTCACCGCCGACCGGCTGAAGGCGTACGCCACCCGGTCGGCGCCCTCCGCGTTCGGGGAGAGTTATCGGGCGAAGGTGGTGCGCACGGCGGAGGTGGGCCGGGACCACCAGGGCGGGTACGTCGTCACCGCGAGATCCACCGCCGCCGACCGCCGGGCCGTCGAGCGCCTGCTCCAGGTCGAGACGGCCGCCGCCCTCCCCCTCCTGGCCACCGTCCTGATCGGCGCCCGCCGCCTCGGTCGCCGCGAGGTCAGGGAACGGCAGGACACCGAGCGGCGGCTGCGCGAGTTCATGGCGGCCGCCGGGCACGAACTGCGCAACCCCCTGACCACGATCTCCGGTTACGCCGAACTCGCCCGGCTCGGCGACGCCGGGCACGAAGCGATGCGGCAGGAGGCACTCGGCCGGATCACCACCGAGGTCGGCCGCATGAGCACGCTCATCGACGAGCTGGTGCTGCTGACCCGCCTGGACTTCGGCCAGCCGCTCCGGCTGACCTGCGTGGATCTGGCCCAGCTGTGCCGCGACGCGGTCTGCGCCGCCCGCGACTGCCACCCCGACCGTCCCGTACGGCTGCTGCTGGCCCCCGGCGACCACACGGTCACCGGCGACCCCTTGCGACTGCACCAACTGGTCGCCAACCTCCTGGCCAACGCCCGCGTGCACACGCCACCGGGGACGACGACCACTCTGGGGCTCGGGACGGAGGACGGCCACCGGGTCATCGAGGTGCTGGACGACGGCCCGGGCATCCCCGACGAACTCCGCGCCCGGCTCTTCGACCCCTTCGTACGCGGCGAGGAGACCCGGGCCGCGGGCAGCGGACTCGGCCTCAGCATCGTGGCGGCGATCGCGGCGGCCCACGGGGGCGTGGTCACCCTGGAACCGTCCGAACCCTCGCACCGGGGCGCCTGGTTCAGGGTCCGCATCCCGGCGCCGTCGTGA
- a CDS encoding PP2C family protein-serine/threonine phosphatase, with protein sequence MRMRMPVPLGRREPDPVARQQPLRIHGRNVAWLPPLVVLLAVPVVDWFTSGDFRVISWLVLVPGTAAAVCRVWTTALFAALATLMYIVGDSSWSHQEPTGLPDFVLVTLGGILSVLVCAVRLRGQERMLHMRAVVDTTRRILLRQLPPDVGGLDHAEIYLAADSEARVGGDFYDIQPSPHGTRVVIGDVQGKGLAAVEAASVLLGTFREAAYHEAEPVTVAERLETRMVRHVRYCAHVGRDDAERFATAVLLDFPELRSERTDWGPDLTGLDALTVDVVNFGHEPPLLLSPHGVRFLPLPDGLPLGLGELAPPETRTATVRLAADETLLLVTDGVTEARDGRGVFFPLREYLSRALAAGAPVLPPESLVRLVRDGVLAHTGGFLDDDTTIFAVRRASAPVRRAPGAPK encoded by the coding sequence ATGCGGATGCGGATGCCGGTGCCGCTCGGGCGCCGGGAGCCGGACCCCGTCGCGCGGCAGCAGCCGCTGCGGATCCACGGGCGGAACGTCGCCTGGCTGCCGCCGCTGGTCGTGCTGCTCGCCGTACCGGTGGTCGACTGGTTCACCAGCGGCGACTTCCGGGTCATCTCCTGGCTGGTGCTCGTGCCGGGCACGGCCGCCGCGGTCTGCCGGGTGTGGACGACCGCGCTGTTCGCGGCGCTCGCGACGCTCATGTACATCGTGGGCGACAGCTCCTGGTCCCACCAGGAGCCCACCGGTCTGCCGGACTTCGTCCTCGTCACCCTGGGCGGCATCCTGTCCGTGCTGGTCTGCGCGGTGCGGCTGCGCGGACAGGAGCGGATGCTGCACATGCGGGCCGTCGTCGACACCACCCGCCGTATCCTGCTGCGCCAGCTCCCGCCGGACGTCGGCGGCCTCGACCACGCCGAGATCTACCTCGCCGCCGACAGCGAGGCCCGGGTCGGCGGCGACTTCTACGACATCCAGCCCAGCCCCCACGGCACGCGCGTCGTCATCGGCGACGTCCAGGGCAAGGGGCTCGCGGCGGTCGAGGCGGCCTCCGTGCTGCTCGGCACGTTCCGCGAGGCCGCGTACCACGAGGCCGAGCCGGTCACCGTGGCCGAGCGGTTGGAGACCCGGATGGTCCGCCATGTGCGCTACTGCGCGCACGTCGGCCGCGACGACGCCGAGCGCTTCGCCACCGCCGTCCTGCTGGACTTCCCCGAACTGCGCAGCGAGCGCACCGACTGGGGCCCGGACCTCACGGGGCTCGACGCGCTCACCGTGGACGTCGTCAACTTCGGCCACGAACCGCCGCTGCTGCTCTCCCCCCACGGCGTGCGCTTCCTTCCGCTGCCGGACGGACTTCCGCTGGGGCTGGGCGAGTTGGCCCCGCCGGAGACCCGGACGGCCACGGTGCGGCTCGCCGCCGACGAGACGTTGCTCCTGGTCACGGACGGGGTGACGGAGGCGCGCGACGGGCGCGGGGTCTTCTTCCCGCTCCGCGAGTACCTCTCCCGTGCCCTCGCCGCCGGGGCGCCCGTGCTTCCCCCGGAATCCCTGGTCCGCCTCGTCCGGGACGGTGTCCTCGCCCACACCGGCGGCTTCCTCGACGACGACACGACGATCTTCGCGGTGCGGCGGGCGTCGGCGCCGGTGCGGCGGGCGCCGGGCGCACCGAAGTGA